The Papio anubis isolate 15944 chromosome 1, Panubis1.0, whole genome shotgun sequence genome window below encodes:
- the LOC100997481 gene encoding signal transducer CD24-like has product MGRAMVTRLGLGLLLLGLLLPTQIYSNQTTVVTVSSNSSQSTSTAPNPADATTKAVGGALQSTASLFVVSLSLLHLYCQKTQAKKHLNFPIFYTQSTWRLEVQCGKEKQASSNLLIPHLL; this is encoded by the coding sequence ATGGGCAGAGCAATGGTGACCAGGCTTgggctggggctgctgctgctgggacTGCTCCTACCCACGCAGATTTATTCCAATCAAACAACTGTTGTAACAGTTTCAAGTAACTCCTCCCAGAGTACTTCGACGGCCCCAAATCCAGCTGATGCCACCACCAAGGCGGTTGGTGGTGCCCTGCAGTCAACAGCCAGTCTCTTCGTGGTCTCACTCTCTCTTCTACATCTCTACTGTCAAAAGACTCAGGCCAAGAAACATCTAAACTTCCCCATCTTCTACACCCAATCCACATGGCGTCTGGAAGTCCAATGTGGCAAGGAAAAACAGGCTTCGTCGAATCTACTAATTCCACACCTTTTATAG